One window from the genome of Montipora foliosa isolate CH-2021 chromosome 5, ASM3666993v2, whole genome shotgun sequence encodes:
- the LOC138003585 gene encoding uncharacterized protein, with product MSQGLFVEEKEIFLQSKEALDITLLGSEWNSSCGGLSTLNRELAIHLSEQPHVRVSVLVPEGACKDEDKKAAQDFGVNVLDAGKQPGFSEPLEWLGFPPQDHRIDVVVGHGVKLGRQVNIIKRSPQFQNCKWVHMVHTAPEDLSKYKGYDNPTSRGEQKHWDEVDLCKYADLVVPVGPRLKKAYSSYLQGCKEDEDIFEIIPGLFDREFGALRQKAKVESDDDFIVLLCGRGDYEDFEVKGYDIAVKAFADQRLKGKRYYLLFVGAPDRKQDEVRRRLLNLGITDEQLTVRKFVQSREKIKDLFCEVDLVIMPSKSEGFGLVALEALSAGLPILVGSNSGFARALEEIDFGNTCIVRSNDPATWANEIDNVRANHQKRLHEMTWIKKFYAEKFSWREQCANLVKKLRKMVNENATLAAKRLKVSPGCGNLENNSSPYPELSTRPCTTSSPEIIELSETPSGERLEWLSRNLTSWEPLARRLGFSEGEIKGFNKDNEEWAKKALSMLLRWKEKNGSEATYAVLCTALRHGSVGRKDLAEEVIKTNLNL from the exons ATGTCACAAGGACTATTTGTTGAAGAAAAGGAGATTTTTCTCCAAAGCAAGGAAGCACTGGACATTACTCTCTTAGGGAGTGAATGGAATTCATCGTGTGGGGGGTTGTCAACATTAAACAGAGAGCTTGCAATTCATTTGTCAGAACAACCGCATGTCAGAGTTTCTGTGTTGGTCCCAGAGGGCGCTTGCAAAGATGAAGACAAAAAGGCAGCCCAAGATTTTGGGGTCAATGTTCTTGATGCAGGGAAACAACCAGGCTTCAGTGAACCTCTTGAATGGTTGGGCTTTCCACCTCAAGATCACAGAATAGATGTTGTTGTTGGTCATGGTGTGAAACTTGGCCGGCAAGTTAACATAATAAAACGTTCTCCACAATTCCAAAATTGTAAATGGGTGCACATGGTACATACTGCTCCAGAAGACCTCAGCAAATATAAGGGTTATGATAATCCTACTTCAAGAGGTGAACAGAAGCACTGGGATGAGGTTGATCTTTGCAAGTATGCTGACCTTGTTGTTCCAGTGGGACCAAGACTTAAAAAGGCTTACTCGTCCTATTTGCAGGGGTGTAAGGAGGATGaggatatttttgaaataattccGGGTCTATTTGATAGGGAATTTGGGGCTTTGAGGCAAAAGGCCAAAGTTGAGAGTGATGATGATTTTATTGTGTTGTTGTGTGGGCGAGGAGATTATGAGGACTTTGAGGTGAAGGGATATGACATTGCTGTTAAGGCATTTGCTGATCAACGCCTGAAAGGAAAACGTTATTATCTTCTGTTTGTGGGTGCCCCTGATAGGAAGCAGGATGAGGTCAGGAGGAGACTTCTCAACCTTGGAATTACTGATGAGCAGCTGACAGTAAGAAAATTTGTACAGAGCCGGGAAAAAATAAAGGATCTCTTTTGCGAAGTCGATCTTGTCATCATGCCTTCAAAATCAGAGGGATTTGGTCTTGTAGCCCTTGAAGCTCTATCAGCCGGTTTACCAATTCTTGTGGGAAGTAATTCAGGATTTGCAAGAGCGTTAGAAGAGATTGACTTTGGAAACACATGCATAGTTCGTTCAAATGATCCTGCCACGTGGGCAAACGAAATTGATAATGTCAGAGCTAATCATCAAAAGCGACTTCATGAGATGACCTGGATAAAAAAATTTTATGCAGAGAAGTTCAGTTGGAGGGAACAGTGTGCAAATCTTGTGAAGAAACTGCGGAAAATGGTTAATG AAAATGCAACTCTGGCAGCAAAGCGGTTGAAGGTCTCACCCGGCTGTGGGAATTTGGAAAACAATTCCAGTCCATATCCAGAGCTTTCTACAAGGCCATGCACAACAAGCTCGCCGGAAATTATAG AACTGAGTGAAACACCCTCCGGAGAGAGATTGGAGTGGCTGTCAAGGAATCTCACTTCATGGGAACCTCTTGCGCGTCGTCTGGGTTTCAGTGAGGGGGAAATAAAAGGATTTAACAAGGATAACGAAGAGTGGGCCAAGAAGGCACTCAGCATGTTGTTAAGATGGAAAGAGAAGAATGGCTCAGAAGCAACGTACGCCGTGCTATGTACAGCATTAAGACATGGGTCTGTGGGGCGGAAAGACCTGGCTGAAGAAGTGATAAAAACGAATTTAAACCTTTAG